In Taeniopygia guttata chromosome Z, bTaeGut7.mat, whole genome shotgun sequence, one genomic interval encodes:
- the DNAJA1 gene encoding dnaJ homolog subfamily A member 1 (The RefSeq protein has 1 substitution compared to this genomic sequence) produces MVKETTYYDVLGVKPNASAEELKKAYRKLALKYHPDKNPNEGEKFKQISQAYEVLSDPKKRELYDKGGEQAIKDGGSGGGFGSPMDIFDMFFGGGGRMQRERRGKNVVHQLSVSLEDMYNGAMRKLALQKNIICDKCEGRGGKKGAVECCPNCRGTGMQIRIHQIGPGMVQQIQSVCIECQGHGERISPKDRCKSCNGRKIVREKKILEVHIDKGMKDGQKITFHGEGDQEPGLEPGDIIIVLDQKDHSVFTRRDEDLLLSMDIQLVEALCGFQKPITTLDNRTIIITSHPGQVVEHGAIKCVLNEGMPIYRRPYEKGRLIIEFRVIFPESGFLSSDKVSLLEKLLPTRQEIEETEEMEQVELVDFDPSQKRKHLYNGEVYEDDEHQPRGGVQCQTS; encoded by the exons ATGGTAAAGGAGACCACCTACTACGACGTGCTGGGCGTGAAGCCCAACGCGTCCGCCGAGGAGCTGAAGAAGGCCTATCGCAAGCTCGCACTCAAGTACCACCCGGACAAGAACCCCAATGAGGGCGAGAAG TTCAAGCAGATCTCGCAAGCTTACGAAGTGCTGTCGGACCCGAAGAAGAGAGAGCTCTATGACAAAGGAGGCGAACAGGCTATCAAGGAgggcggctccggcggcggcTTCGGGTCACCCATGGACATATTCGATATGTTCTTCGGCGGTGGAGGAAGGATGCAGAGGGAGAGGCGAG GTAAAAACGTGGTCCACCAGTTGTCAGTAAGTTTAGAAGATATGTACAATGGTGCGATGAGGAAACTTGCACTGCAGAAAAACATTATCTGTGACAAATGTGAAG GTCGTGGTGGTAAGAAAGGTGCAGTAGAATGCTGCCCTAATTGTAGGGGAACAGGCATGCAGATCAGAATTCACCAGATTGGGCCAGGAATGGTGCAGCAGATCCAGTCTGTGTGTATTGAGTGTCAGGGGCATGGGGAGCGTATCAGCCCCAAGGACCGGTGTAAGAGCTGCAATGGCAGAAAAATTGTTCGAGAGAAGAAGATACTGGAAGTTCACATTGACAAAG GAATGAAGGATGGCCAGAAAATTACATTCCATGGTGAAGGGGACCAAGAGCCAGGTCTGGAACCAGGGGATATTATTATTGTCTTGGATCAGAAAGACCACTCTGTATTTACAAG ACGAGACGAAGATCTACTTCTGTCTATGGATATTCAGCTGGTTGAAGCACTTTGTGGCTTTCAAAAGCCCATCACAACGCTGGATAACAGAACTATTATTATTACCTCCCATCCTG gccaGGTTGTTGAGCATGGGGCTATTAAGTGTGTGTTGAATGAAGGTATGCCAATTTATCGTAGGCCATATGAAAAAGGACGTCTGATTATAGAATTCAGG GTGATCTTCCCAGAGAGTGGCTTCCTCTCCTCAGATAAGGTGTCCTTGCTTGAAAAACTGCTACCTACAAGGCAGGAGATAGAAGAAACTGAGGAAATGGAACAGGTGGAATTAGTGGACTTCGATCCATCTCAAAAGCGAAAACACCTCTATAATGGAGAAGTGTATGAAGATGATGAGCATCAGCCTAGAGGTGGTGTTCAGTGCCAGACATCATAA